A window from Thunnus albacares chromosome 19, fThuAlb1.1, whole genome shotgun sequence encodes these proteins:
- the LOC122970174 gene encoding oxysterol-binding protein-related protein 3-like isoform X1, with protein sequence MTSPSPTHSDSSGSLKHDNNQDSWEIVEGLRGVPASMQEPDGQEGVVLKRRKWPMKGWHKRYFVLEKGILKYAKREADLKKGKLHGCIDVGLSVMSIKKKAMCIDLDTEDNIFHLKVKNPDLFEEWVSKLRHHRVFRQNEIAMYPHERHLFHPHAASSPSLSDSLRKRTTVTKQTSVHQNKVSSWLHSSEDMNRCCKDLEECESYLLELNLLLKSMEVLHRTYSAPAISALQASTYDIPKKEKRPRRWRSKNNGKETKATLQVPSCISSKSPRLHASHPNLSITESNTQEVCPESPDSPTDVSRLQEDFCRLANNIHTTLKSAFSSLSAERDRLRHTIEMQPPQPAQVIGLKTAYASVSQNAWFCRVAPQMFTTVYYMSNFSCGFLSSYQECTGGSHSLVHQVSNESKASIPESISEFFDAQEYLLSSSSSENEVSDDDSYISDVSDSVSMDTYSNEGGSERHNSVDGVVPLARRRSTLPSPSPTGSVSLWNILRNNIGKDLSKVAMPVQLNEPLNTLQRLCEELEYSELLDTANETQDPYQRMVYVATFAISAYASTYHRAGSKPFNPVLGETYECDRPDKGFRFIAEQVSHHPPVSACHSDSKNFTFWQDVRWKNKFWGKSMEIVPMGTTHVTLPAFGDHYEWNKVTSCIHNILSGQRWIEHYGEMAIKNINSNTCQCKVTFVKAKSWSSTVNEIEGVVTDSNGKVVHSIFGKWHESIFQGDPPSATCIWRANPMPVDQEQYYGFTQFAVELNELDPTLRPLLPPTDTRFRPDQRLLEEGNIEGAEEQKQRLEQLQRERRKVLQDNNMTHQPRFFKKSKDDTWVSSNTYWEQRRDPGFSKMDFPVLW encoded by the exons ATGACATCACCGTCACCCACTCACAGTGACAGCAGTGGCTCCTTGAAGCATGACAATAAccag GACAGCTGGGAGATTGTGGAGGGGCTCAGGGGGGTTCCTGCCAGCATGCAGGAGCCTGACGGACAGGAGGGTGTCGTGCTCAAAAGGAGGAAGTGGCCCATGAAGGGATGGCATAAG AGATACTTTGTGTTGGAGAAAGGCATCCTGAAGTATGCAAAGCGTGAAGCAGAT CTGAAGAAGGGAAAACTTCATGGCTGCATCGATGTCGGCCTCTCCGTCATGTCAATCAAGAAGAAAGCCATGTGCATCGACCTGGACACAGAAGACAACATTTTTCACCTAAAG GTGAAGAACCCAGATCTGTTTGAGGAGTGGGTGTCAAAGCTGCGTCATCACAGAGTGTTTCGGCAGAACGAGATTGCCATGTATCCCCATGAAAGGCACCTCTTCCACCCCCACGCCGCGTCCTCCCCGTCCCTCAGTGACTCACTTAGAAAA AGGACTACTGTCACCAAGCAGACATCAGTCCACCAGAATAAGGTCAGTTCCTGGCTCCACTCCTCAGAGGACATGAACAGGTGCTGCAAAG ACTTGGAGGAGTGCGAATCGTATTTACTCGAACTCAACCTGCTGCTGAAGAGCATGGAAGTCCTCCACCGCACATACTCAGCCCCAGCCATCAGTGCACTACAA GCGTCTACGTATGACATTCCTAAAAAGGAGAAGAGGCCAAGGAGATGGCGATCCAAGAACAATGGCAAAGAAACCAAAGCCACACTACAG GTCCCAAGCTGTATCTCCTCCAAGTCCCCTCGCCTCCACGCCTCCCACCCCAATCTCTCCATTACTGAGTCCAACACCCAGGAGGTCTGTCCTGAATCCCCAGACTCACCTACAGACGTGTCTCGTCTACAGGAGGACTTCTGCAGGCTGGCCAACAACA tCCACACCACACTGAAATCAGCCTTTAGTTCTCTGTCAgcagaaagagacagactgAGGCACACCATCGAAATGCAGCCCCCTCAGCCAGCGCAGGTCATTGGCTTGAAGACTGCCTATGCCTCAGTGAGTCAGAATGCATGGTTCTGCAGGGTTGCACCACAAATGTTCACCACTGTATACTACATGTCTAATTTCTCATGTGGCTTCTTATCATCTTATCAGGAATGTACAGGTGGCTCCCACTCCTTGGTCCACCAGGTGTCCAATGAGAGCAAAGCATCTATCCCAGAGTCGATATCAGAATTCTTTGATGCTCAGGAgtacctcctctcctcctcctcctctgagaaTGAG GTGTCCGACGATGACTCGTAcatcagtgatgtcagtgaCAGCGTCTCCATGGATACCTACAGCAATGAGGGAGGCAGCGAGAGACACAACTCAG TTGATGGTGTGGTTCCCCTGGCTCGTCGACGCTCCACACTGCCCTCTCCCAGTCCCACGGGCAGCGTGAGCCTGTGGAACATCCTGAGGAACAACATCGGTAAGGACCTGTCCAAGGTGGCCATGCCAGTACAGCTCAATGAGCCACTCAACACCCTGCAGAGGCTGTGTGAGGAACTCGAGTACAGCGAGCTGCTGGATACCGCCAACGAGACCCAGGACCCTTACCAGCGCATG GTGTATGTCGCTACATTTGCAATATCTGCATATGCATCCACCTATCATCGAGCAGGAAGCAAACCCTTTAACCCGGTCTTGGGGGAGACGTATGAGTGTGACAGACCTGATAAAGGCTTCAGGTTTATAGCTGAACAG GTGAGTCATCACCCACCTGTGTCAGCATGTCACTCTGATTCAAAGAACTTCACCTTTTGGCAAG ATGTTCGGTGGAAAAATAAATTCTGGGGCAAATCCATGGAAATAGTTCCCATGGGAACCACTCATGTCACACTACCTGC GTTTGGGGACCACTATGAATGGAACAAAGTGACGTCCTGCATTCATAACATCCTGAGCGGTCAGCGCTGGATCGAACACTACGGAGAGATGGCCATCAAAAATatcaacagcaacacctgccAGTGTAAAGTCAcatttgttaag GCAAAGTCTTGGAGCTCTACAGTGAACGAGATAGAGGGTGTGGTTACAGATTCAAATGGAAAAGTTGTACACTCAATTTTTGGAAAATGGCACGAGTCCATTTTTCAAGGGGACCCGCCATCCGCCACGTGCATCTGGAGAGCAA acccCATGCCGGTGGACCAAGAGCAGTACTATGGCTTCACCCAGTTTGCGGTGGAGTTGAATGAGCTGGATCCCACCTTAAGACCTCTGCTTCCCCCCACAGACACACGCTTCAGGCCGGACCAGAG GCTGTTGGAGGAGGGGAACATAGAAGGAGCTGAGGAACAGAAACAGAGGCTAGAGCAGCtccagagggagaggaggaaagtgCTGCAGGACAACAACATGACTCACCAGCCACGCTTTTTCAA GAAGTCAAAGGATGACACATGGGTGAGCAGCAACACGTACTGGGAGCAGCGCAGAGACCCAGGCTTCAGTAAAATGGACTTCCCTGTGTTGTGGTGA
- the LOC122970174 gene encoding oxysterol-binding protein-related protein 3-like isoform X2, with amino-acid sequence MTSPSPTHSDSSGSLKHDNNQDSWEIVEGLRGVPASMQEPDGQEGVVLKRRKWPMKGWHKRYFVLEKGILKYAKREADLKKGKLHGCIDVGLSVMSIKKKAMCIDLDTEDNIFHLKVKNPDLFEEWVSKLRHHRVFRQNEIAMYPHERHLFHPHAASSPSLSDSLRKRTTVTKQTSVHQNKVSSWLHSSEDMNRCCKDLEECESYLLELNLLLKSMEVLHRTYSAPAISALQASTYDIPKKEKRPRRWRSKNNGKETKATLQVPSCISSKSPRLHASHPNLSITESNTQEVCPESPDSPTDVSRLQEDFCRLANNIHTTLKSAFSSLSAERDRLRHTIEMQPPQPAQVIGLKTAYASECTGGSHSLVHQVSNESKASIPESISEFFDAQEYLLSSSSSENEVSDDDSYISDVSDSVSMDTYSNEGGSERHNSVDGVVPLARRRSTLPSPSPTGSVSLWNILRNNIGKDLSKVAMPVQLNEPLNTLQRLCEELEYSELLDTANETQDPYQRMVYVATFAISAYASTYHRAGSKPFNPVLGETYECDRPDKGFRFIAEQVSHHPPVSACHSDSKNFTFWQDVRWKNKFWGKSMEIVPMGTTHVTLPAFGDHYEWNKVTSCIHNILSGQRWIEHYGEMAIKNINSNTCQCKVTFVKAKSWSSTVNEIEGVVTDSNGKVVHSIFGKWHESIFQGDPPSATCIWRANPMPVDQEQYYGFTQFAVELNELDPTLRPLLPPTDTRFRPDQRLLEEGNIEGAEEQKQRLEQLQRERRKVLQDNNMTHQPRFFKKSKDDTWVSSNTYWEQRRDPGFSKMDFPVLW; translated from the exons ATGACATCACCGTCACCCACTCACAGTGACAGCAGTGGCTCCTTGAAGCATGACAATAAccag GACAGCTGGGAGATTGTGGAGGGGCTCAGGGGGGTTCCTGCCAGCATGCAGGAGCCTGACGGACAGGAGGGTGTCGTGCTCAAAAGGAGGAAGTGGCCCATGAAGGGATGGCATAAG AGATACTTTGTGTTGGAGAAAGGCATCCTGAAGTATGCAAAGCGTGAAGCAGAT CTGAAGAAGGGAAAACTTCATGGCTGCATCGATGTCGGCCTCTCCGTCATGTCAATCAAGAAGAAAGCCATGTGCATCGACCTGGACACAGAAGACAACATTTTTCACCTAAAG GTGAAGAACCCAGATCTGTTTGAGGAGTGGGTGTCAAAGCTGCGTCATCACAGAGTGTTTCGGCAGAACGAGATTGCCATGTATCCCCATGAAAGGCACCTCTTCCACCCCCACGCCGCGTCCTCCCCGTCCCTCAGTGACTCACTTAGAAAA AGGACTACTGTCACCAAGCAGACATCAGTCCACCAGAATAAGGTCAGTTCCTGGCTCCACTCCTCAGAGGACATGAACAGGTGCTGCAAAG ACTTGGAGGAGTGCGAATCGTATTTACTCGAACTCAACCTGCTGCTGAAGAGCATGGAAGTCCTCCACCGCACATACTCAGCCCCAGCCATCAGTGCACTACAA GCGTCTACGTATGACATTCCTAAAAAGGAGAAGAGGCCAAGGAGATGGCGATCCAAGAACAATGGCAAAGAAACCAAAGCCACACTACAG GTCCCAAGCTGTATCTCCTCCAAGTCCCCTCGCCTCCACGCCTCCCACCCCAATCTCTCCATTACTGAGTCCAACACCCAGGAGGTCTGTCCTGAATCCCCAGACTCACCTACAGACGTGTCTCGTCTACAGGAGGACTTCTGCAGGCTGGCCAACAACA tCCACACCACACTGAAATCAGCCTTTAGTTCTCTGTCAgcagaaagagacagactgAGGCACACCATCGAAATGCAGCCCCCTCAGCCAGCGCAGGTCATTGGCTTGAAGACTGCCTATGCCTCA GAATGTACAGGTGGCTCCCACTCCTTGGTCCACCAGGTGTCCAATGAGAGCAAAGCATCTATCCCAGAGTCGATATCAGAATTCTTTGATGCTCAGGAgtacctcctctcctcctcctcctctgagaaTGAG GTGTCCGACGATGACTCGTAcatcagtgatgtcagtgaCAGCGTCTCCATGGATACCTACAGCAATGAGGGAGGCAGCGAGAGACACAACTCAG TTGATGGTGTGGTTCCCCTGGCTCGTCGACGCTCCACACTGCCCTCTCCCAGTCCCACGGGCAGCGTGAGCCTGTGGAACATCCTGAGGAACAACATCGGTAAGGACCTGTCCAAGGTGGCCATGCCAGTACAGCTCAATGAGCCACTCAACACCCTGCAGAGGCTGTGTGAGGAACTCGAGTACAGCGAGCTGCTGGATACCGCCAACGAGACCCAGGACCCTTACCAGCGCATG GTGTATGTCGCTACATTTGCAATATCTGCATATGCATCCACCTATCATCGAGCAGGAAGCAAACCCTTTAACCCGGTCTTGGGGGAGACGTATGAGTGTGACAGACCTGATAAAGGCTTCAGGTTTATAGCTGAACAG GTGAGTCATCACCCACCTGTGTCAGCATGTCACTCTGATTCAAAGAACTTCACCTTTTGGCAAG ATGTTCGGTGGAAAAATAAATTCTGGGGCAAATCCATGGAAATAGTTCCCATGGGAACCACTCATGTCACACTACCTGC GTTTGGGGACCACTATGAATGGAACAAAGTGACGTCCTGCATTCATAACATCCTGAGCGGTCAGCGCTGGATCGAACACTACGGAGAGATGGCCATCAAAAATatcaacagcaacacctgccAGTGTAAAGTCAcatttgttaag GCAAAGTCTTGGAGCTCTACAGTGAACGAGATAGAGGGTGTGGTTACAGATTCAAATGGAAAAGTTGTACACTCAATTTTTGGAAAATGGCACGAGTCCATTTTTCAAGGGGACCCGCCATCCGCCACGTGCATCTGGAGAGCAA acccCATGCCGGTGGACCAAGAGCAGTACTATGGCTTCACCCAGTTTGCGGTGGAGTTGAATGAGCTGGATCCCACCTTAAGACCTCTGCTTCCCCCCACAGACACACGCTTCAGGCCGGACCAGAG GCTGTTGGAGGAGGGGAACATAGAAGGAGCTGAGGAACAGAAACAGAGGCTAGAGCAGCtccagagggagaggaggaaagtgCTGCAGGACAACAACATGACTCACCAGCCACGCTTTTTCAA GAAGTCAAAGGATGACACATGGGTGAGCAGCAACACGTACTGGGAGCAGCGCAGAGACCCAGGCTTCAGTAAAATGGACTTCCCTGTGTTGTGGTGA